Within the Hevea brasiliensis isolate MT/VB/25A 57/8 chromosome 2, ASM3005281v1, whole genome shotgun sequence genome, the region CACCCGTATAATTTTCCCTAGGCCTGAGTTACGATCTTTCTTCTCATGCTGCTCTATCTTGACTTTCAGGTGCAAAGATGTCCTAAGGACATGTCAATCTTGATCACCACTTATGAAGGAGCACACAACCACCCTCTTCCACCTTCAGCCACAGCAATGGCATCCACCACTTCTGCAGCTTTATCCATGCTACAGTCACGCTCATCGTCCTCACAGCCAGGGTTAGGGACCTCAGTTTCTGCGCCTGTTTCTATTTCCACCACCAATGGACTAAACTTCACTCTCTCCCAAAATAATGCAAGGCCACAGCAATTCTATTTCCCAAACTCTTCAACCTCAACTTCCAATTCACACCCCACTATTACTCTTGACCTCACAGCGCCAACCAGCGACTCTCACTTTAATAGATTTCCTTATGCTTCGAGATACTCACCAACATgtctcaacttttcttcttcatcatcttctACTTCTTTAGAGCTCAACAGTGCCCTGCAAACATCATGGAACCCAGGCTACTCCACTTATGGGACACTACCTCACAGGCAGACTTCAGCTACCTCGCAACAGTGTTTGACAGAGACCATTGCAGCTGCAACCAAGGTGATTGCTTTAGATCCCAGTTTCCGGTCAGCCTTGGCAGCTGCAATCACAACATTTGTTGGAAATAATGAGGGTAATGGGATTAGAGATAATCCTGGTGTGGGAGAGCATTCTGGCCTGAACACGAAGATGGGTGATTCACTAACATTTAACACAATCTATCCTAGTAGCCACGATGGTATAGGTCGTGCTCAAGGGAGCTTGGTTTCATTCCCATTTTCTGCTTCCAAGAGTTCTTCTGGGTCTCCTGTTAATAGTAGGGACTACAACAAGCGATGAGGTACAgaaaaaatcatttcatttttttagcTAGATGATATATGTACATTTTCATTAGAAAAGGAAGAAAGTATATCATGTTGTAAAGATGTtttgctatgaatttcagttacaaattacacatttattattattgttttttcCAAAGAATATAATGTGTACACTGTAAAATAATTAACCAATACAAGAACAAGGTTTGGTTCAAACTGTAAATTAAACTGGATTAGTAATTTGGTTAGATTTAATTCGTATTAGTAATATACTATAATATTTTTTTCTACATGCTAATTTGATCTTGtttgttaaaaatatattttttttgtaaGCATTAATTGTATAATATCTTAAGGTTGATACTTGGGCATATGTTAATTGTGAGGCCAATTAAATGGCGAAAATGCTGTGAACTTGCCCGTCGGGAAGCATTTCTTCTCGGACTCTGTAGTATGCAATATGAATTGGTAATTGCATGATATCAGTGGTATATGTATTTCTGTAATTATATTGTTTAGCTTTAAtcaagtattaaaaaaaaaagactatttataattcaaatcaaattaaataataatttttttaaaataaaattatgaaattgaagtgtgtttctgaatcaaaacaattccaacaaTGAAGGCTTATTAATCACAAAGGCTTAAAATTGTCTTTTAAACCTAGCAATGACAACATTATTTTCAACATTATCTTTGAAACCTGAGGCTTAGGTTGCCGGTCATCGCCTTATAGTTATTGGGCTTCCCTTTGTAGGGAAGAAAAAAGCCCATCCTTAGCAATCTCCAGACCCATGCATATAAAGCCAGCACAACTAAAGAACTAGGCCGAAACTGAATCCaaataatattatttctgaagaCAAAATATTTCAGGTACGTTTTGCGTTGAATGTGGAATTTTTACCTTATTTTTTGTTTTCTATAAAGATTCACGTAAAAATTCTTTGGCTTCTGCATATATGCAACTGCAAAATTAAAGCGTGCCATTTTCATGGTTGCAACCATTGAATTTTTAACCTTTTCTCTTTTTAACGTATCAATCAATTCAATATCGTAATGAATGATatattgaattgattgaaatgatgaaTGTTccgtttttttttaaaaaaaaaaaaaagaaagaaagattgAGATGATGAATGTTTCCGACACTACAAGCATCACATGGTTGGATCAATTAGGAACAAATGGCGGGAGGAAAAATCAATGTAGAGGATTAGATTAGCCAAGCATGCCCTTTGGTAAGTTCGGGGTGATGTACAAGTACCTAGGTTCCCATATCTGAAAATACTTTAACTCTTAataaaaattcttaattaaaaaaaaaacctaaatatgTCTCTATAGACTACAGCTTGATATAGAAGAGAAAAAAGAAATAGCTAACCAAACCCTTGCAAGAATAAAATATTGTTTATTAAATTCCTACTAAAAGAAGTAGCTCAATGTGACTAAAATCATCTTCCAGATTGTAATGTCGCGAGTTCAAATTCCAGTTCTGACATGGGCTTGGGTCAAGGTCAAGACTCTAGCTCTGCTTAATTGCTCATGGGAAGGAATACAAACTACATCACAGGGGTCTTCATACTGTGCTATTTCATGGGTGAGAAGCACTCATAGAATGGGAGAATTAGATAGTTCTTGCAACAGACACTTGTGAGGTAAAGTTTGCATTAATTTAGATCCGGTAAAGAACTGATTTCCAAGTGATACCAAGTTTCGAACAGGCCTAAAACTTATGAATTCAACATATGCAAATATCTAAATGACATAAGAAGGTTGAGCAACTATCTCATACAAATCGAAGTTGCATCATATTAGACAATGAATTCAATTGCAAAAGATTCATTACATTAATGAAGGGGAATGATAATGAATTTTGTTCTATGCAATGAATATAGATATGGCACATGCAGAAGAGGTAAGGGGTGTAAGGCATCATTCCAAATTTGCAAACTACGATGCTTATTTTGAGATAATTCAGTCCAGGAAGAAGTTACCACAATCATTGCAGGAGACTTTTAAGTTCTGCATTTGCAAGGATTCCAGTCTCATCATTCCCGCTAGCGCCTGGCAGCAAAGGTGATTGCAGAAATGTTCTGGCTTCTACAATTTTACTGCACTTGGCAGTAAACAAATGAAATATTCTTTAATCGCTTAATGGTGCTTTACATCTTCATTTTTATAGCCATTCAAATTCCAGCAGAAACCTCCATTGCTGATGCTGTCAAGATCTTATCTGAATGCAACATTATGGCTGCTCCTGTGAAAAACCCTGATGCAGGAACTAGTTTGAACTGGAGAACTAGGTACATTCAGCAATTGTTCTCTGGGTGTTAGAGAGTGCAGAACTTGCAGATGTTGCCTTATTAGCCAGTACTGCAACAGCTGCTGAAGTGGGCACAGAAGCTGTTGGCACTCTTGGAGCAGTAGCATTGGGCATCACAGTTCCGGCTACAATTGCTGGGCTAACTGCTGCTGCAGTTGGTGCTGCTGTGGTTGGTGGCATGGCTGCAGATAAGAGGCTGGGAAAAATGGCCCCACAGCTGCTGACAACTTGGGGAAGGACTTCTACAAACTTATCCTTCAAGAAGAACCATTCAAGTCAACCACCGTAAGTTTACTTTCAGAATGAGTCTGGGATGCATCCAAATCTCAAGCTTGCATTTTGATTAGCTCCAGTAACAGATGTCTCTTTAATAAATCAGCAGGTTTATTTCTTCCTTGAACAAAGATAATAGGCCATACTTCATTGAGTACTGTTGACTGATTGAACCAATGGGGATAAGAGGGTTAATCTTTTTCTGGCCACAATTTTATTTTCCTGTCACACAGTTGAGATCAGTACTCAACTCATACCGCTGGGCTGCTTTCCATCCAGTTGCAACGGATAATTCAATGTCGAACGCCTTACTTCTACTCTCAAAATATAGGCTGCGCAATGTACCTGTGATTGAACCAGGAAACCATGATATTAAGAACTTCATTACCCAATCCGCAATTGTTCAGGGTCTAGACTCTAGAGGGGTTTGGTTCAATTGTATTGCTGCACAATCTATTTCAGATTTTGAACTTCCTTTCATGTCTCCCAATGAGTTGAGTAATTTTCATATAAGTACTCTCCCAGGACCACTTAGTTTGGATTTTCAAGCTTGCTATTATGTCTGCATGCCAGGTAGTTGGAATCCAGAGCAATGAACTGATTCTAGAAGCTTTCAAGCAAATAAGAGAGAACCAAATTGGTAGTCTTCCAGTTGTAGAGGGGCCAAAGAAGAAGATTGTTGGGAGAAACATAAGGGGTATAAGGCACTTGCTACTCAAACCTGAACTTTTCAACAATTTCAGGTAGTGGAAACAAAATATAGATTTGAACTTACAGATACAATTATGTGATAAAGAGCCACATTGctataactaaaataattaaaatcatttgAAGTGTAAAGTGCTCTATAGAAAAATGATTAATGATTGATATTTATGGGGAAAATAGGAAAAAAGAAAGGGGAAAgataggaaaaataaaaataaagaaagaatgttATTCAACCCGTATGAAACTTGCGGTTATTAAAAGAATCACCATATGGCGCGGTTTTTAATTGGTTATTACATAAGCCATCGGTTTGAGGCTCTGCAATTGAGCAACAAACACGATAGACAATACCATTAAAGTATTGAAACTTTAATCAAGTTTGACTTACCATTTTTCTTTCAGGCAGCTCACAGTAACAGATTGCATGAAAACTATCAGCTCAACCCAAGAAATTAGCAGAGTCATCCCGCCAATAACATGCAAGCTAGATGCAACTCTTGCTAGTGTAATCCATAGTCTAGCTTCAATGGCGGTTCACAGGATTTATGTGGTCGCTGGCAATGAAAATGAAGTTGTTGGCGTGATCTCCTGTTTCATATTTGAGCCCCCTAACTACTCTGATAACTACTTAGGGGCAAATGAAATGTTCAATGATTGATACTTCTGCTGTCAAAATCTATAATAACTTCTGGTGATGCAGAAATGTAACAAGTCTCAGAGACTAGTAAAGGTTGGAGTTAAAGCTGTTTCATCAGTTACCACTGGATGTAATTCTTTCTTATGTAACTCCAATAGAACTATATCCTGGCAATTTTCTTAATCCTCTATCTTCTATTATTTGCCTGATTCTTTCTACGTCTCCCCACCTTCCCATTAGAGCATAAATGTTTGACAGAGTCACAAGAGGAGTTGGATCCCCCGGTTCTAGCTCTGAGAGCTTCATGGCCATTTCTTCTCCCAGCTCAGGATGCAAGTGATGCCTACAGGCACCAAGCAAAGAAGTAAAAACAGAAGCAGGAGGCTCAGGCATGTCTTCTACTAGTTTCTTAGCTTCATCCAGCCTACCCAATCGACCCAACATGTCAATCATGCAACCAAAATGCTCTACCTTTGGTTTCAAGGCATAGTCTATAGACATCATCCTGAAAACTTGCCACCCTCTGTGAACTTGACCCGTGTGACTACACCCAGATAAAACCGCAATAAAAGTTGCTGAATTTGGTTTCACCTTCTCCTCCAGCATCTGGTCAAAAACCTCAAATACAGACTCATTCTCTCCATTTCTTCCATATCCAGATATCAATGCATTCCAAAATGCTGGGTCTTTGGGCTTTATCTCAAACTGATCAAAAACTCTCCGTCCCCAAGAGGAATACCCACATTTCATATACATGTCAATGAGTGCAGTAGCCATAAATTCGTCAGTATTAATATTAATTCTAATAGCATGCCCGTGAATCTCTTTTCCATGTTGCAAAGCAGATAAAGATGCACAAGCTGGCAATAGGCTTGTAATAGACTTCAAGCTTGGGACTACCCCAGAAAATTGCATTTTCTTGAATAAGTTAAAAGCTTCGATCCCCTTGTCTAATTGTGCAAACCCGCTAATCATGGAATTCCATGTTGCTGAATCAGGTTCCAGTCTTTCAGATTCTAAAAGTTTGAACAAATCAACAGCATTGTCACTCTGACCATTCAACATCATCCCAGTAATCATTGCATTCCACGTTATCAAGTTCTTATTGCTATTTAGATCAATGAACACTTCATATGCCCATTTCCAATGACCACACTTGGAATACATGTCCACAAGTGCAGTCCCCACCATAGTGTCACAACTCGCCTGAGTCTTCTTTATGAACCCGTGAACCTGTTTCCCAAACTGAAGATGCAAAAGACAAGCGCAGGCAGAAATAACAGAAACCAATGTAACTGAATTTGGTTTAACAGTTGAACATTTTCTCATGTCCTTAAACACATTCAAAGCTACACTTGGCACCTCATTCTGCAAAAGCCCTGAAATAAAAGCATTATGACTCACCACATTGCGATTAGGCATTTCTCCATACACTTCTGTAGCCAAAATTATCTCTCCACAGTTGGAGTACATAGTCACCAACGACGTTGCAACATATATATCCTTTTCCACACCCAACTTTATAGCCCAGCAATGCACTTGCAAACAGTGTTCAGCACTATCACAAGCAGGCAACAGACTGGCAATGGTAAGTGAATTGGGTCTAAACCCACACAATCCCACCTCTCTAAACATTAAAAAGGCCTTCTCGCGATACCCATTTTGAGAAAACCCAGAAATTGCAGCGTTAAGAGAGGCCAGGTTTCGGTCACGCATTTCACCGAACACTTTTAGAGCATCCTGGAAAAGATGAAGCATCATATACATATGAGAGAGAGCAGTGAATGTGTACAGGTTTGAGTGAAAGCCAGTTTTCGTGAGATGAGCGTGGATAATTTGGCCCTGGAGGGGAGACCTAAGCTTGGCGCATGCTTTGAGGAGAGGAGGAAAGGTGAAATGGTCAGGAGGCAGGGAGGAAGAGTGGAGTTGAGAGTGCAAGGAGAAGGCTTCTTTGTAGAACCCATCAGCCACTAGTTTTGTTATGTGGCGCGGGAGCCTCATGTCATGGTGTACCCTAATGAGAGGTGGTGGCAAGTTGAGCGTCACATTCACAGCCATATATTATAGCCCACCTacattttttgttttaattttaatacTCCAACTTTTTAGGGTAAAATATCATTGAACAATTCATACggataattttttaattagaaataCAGGAGttatttaatttacttttttttaataatattttactaatttcaatcttataaaattttaaatttaaataataatcagatatctataaaaaaaaaaaaagaaaatttcttgAATAGTAATTATTTGTATGCTTAAATTTATGGTTAAATAAAGTTCCTTTAGaaaaaaattgaactgaattgttttttatttaattttttagtattttaattaagtttgaattaatattttattataaaaataaataaataattaatttattaaattcaaaattactaacTTTTTTTTTACATATAATTAATTGGATTCTTAGCACATTGTGTGAATTGAATACGTGAGAGAGATTAGATTTAGACTTAATTTTATATGTTAGATATCTATTATTCAGAttctttatataattatttaattaaatatagaatatacttttttattttaaataaaaatatttttaaaatatataaaattaaataggttcattattaattaaaatatataaaattaaataaatttgaatattttttaataataatatgagTCTTAGGTGcatttaaatagtaaaaaataaattttatttaaatttaaaatgattttaaattttaaaaatatttattaattttaaatttaattagagTAATTTTTAAGCATATTACATTCGTTGTTATCTCTAGATCGAAGCTGTTAGAAATGTGACATAATTCTCTCCCTTTAGAACGAGTGGGACCCATTCCTtcaaatttttcacaaatttctCTTTTATTAAATTCATGCACGATTCAGCAAAAAAAGAATCCAGACACGAATTTTCATGCTAAATAGCAGCaatctataattaaaaaatttagctattaaaataaatttaacaatCATATGTAAAATTATCAGTCTTAATTAAGTTTTATGAAGTATTGTTGAATTCAATTTTATTGGTGCATTCGATCATATGTTTCCTTTGGTGACGAtcgattaatatatattttttttattaagttttGTTGATGAAAATTGAACTtaaataatacttttatttttatctttttatctCGATCATGTTACTTACAtttgacttagaagcattacacatttctgaggatttaacccaaaatcgttcagagtggaaaaagcgaatccatatagccgaccccaaatttttgggataaaggcttagttgagttgagttgagtttatgtTACTTACATTTGTTTCAATTTATTATCTAATGATCTTTACCACCTTATTGCTAATTCCCCAAGTTCCCGTATCAAATCATGTTTCCTCAACAGGaagtaggggtgtgcaaacggtcggttcggttccgaacagaaccgaaccgataaaaccgaaaatcgaaaatcaaaaattttaaaaatcgaaccgaaccgattgataggagaaaaccgaaccgaatcgaactgataaatttcggttcggttcggttttaaaccgatcaaaccgaaatttataaaatttcatatttttaacattaaatctaaataataaaaataaaaaaacaaaaaaaaaattagaaatcaaaactcaaaaatctttaggttcggttcggtttcctttgatttcggttcggttcggttcgatttttttgatttttttatgaaaataaccgaaccgaaccgatttaaccgaaattatcaaaattataaaccgaaccgaaccgattaaattttaaaaccgaaccgattgaaccgaattaatcggttcggttcggtttttcggtttaaatcgaaaactgcacacccctaacAGGAAGTATTACAAAATCAATTAAGAAAGGAAAATATTTTGTCTCATTGAATGAACAGGAGCTACTTATATACAGAGCTAGAGAACTAAGAAGAAAAGGCAGGAACAGTTACATAGTTCAACGAACTAACAATCAACAAAGAAAACCAACTAAAAATAAGTCAACTAGCTAGATTCTTTATTCTCCAATAATACCCCCAGCAAGTTAGAGAATGGATATCAATCATACCCAGCTTGGTCAACATAGCTTGAAAAGAAGCAACAACAAGAGGCTTAGTATATATGCCAGCTAATTGAGCATTGGAAGCCAAGGGTAACAAGTGAATGAGGCCTGATAAGACTTTTTTCGCGAACATTAATAGCAATCAAGCTCAATATGTTTTGTCCTTTCATGAAAAGTATATTTGTGGCAATATGCAAGGCGGATTGATTGTCACAGTAAATACTAATAGGCATTTTATGAGAAACATGAAGATCATCAAGAAGATAGGCAAGCCATTTATAGTGCTTGATATTTTGCCTTGGATGATGATTAGAAATAGTACTCTGTTTCTTGGATTTCTAACTATTAAGTGAGTCACCAAGGTAAACACTAAATCCAGTGATAGACCTCCAAGTATCCAAACATTCAGCCCAGTCAGAATCACTAAATGCTTTTAAGTGCAAGAGGATGAAGAGAGAAAAAATAGGCCCTTGCTAGGAGAACTCTTGATGTATCTCAAGACATGATGCAACGCTTGTTGGTGAACAATAGTGGGTTGAGATAAAAATTGGCTAAGTTGTTGTATGGCGAAAGTAATGTCTGGCCTTACAATGGTCAGATATAATAGCCGTCCCACTAAGCGTCTATAAGATGATGAATCTGATAAATGTTCTCCAGTGTCTTTGCTAATCTTAGAGTAAAAATCCATTGGAGTGGAGGCTGGTTTGGTAGCTAGATAACTCGTATCAGAGAGAATTTCTAATGCATATTTGAATTGGCAAAGAGAAATCCCAGCTGCAAACCTTGCAATTTCCAAGCCCAAGAAAAATTTCAAAGAACCAAAATCTTTAATCTTAAAAGTATTATCCAAAATTTGTTTGATCCTTGTGATTTCAACTAAATCATTGCCTGCCAATATGACATCATCTACATACACAAGTAAGGCAATAAATGAACCTGGATGAGTGTGAACAAACAAGGAATAGTTGGATTTGGATTGAGAATAACTACATTTAATTAGCTGTTATGACAACTTGAAGAACCATTGCTTGCTTGCTTGTTTAAGTCCATATAAGGACTTTTGCAATTTACAGACCTTATTAGGCTTGGCTGAGGAAAAATAGGAGGCAACACTATATGTACTTCCTCTTCAAGGTCACCATGGAGGAAGGCACTGTTGACATCCAGTTGTTGTAAGTACCAATTATGAATGGAAGCCAAAGCTTGCAACAATCTAATGGTGGTCATTTTAGCAATAAGAGAGAATGTATCAAAATAGTCAATGCCTTCTGTTTGAGTATATCCTTTCGCCATAAGTCTGGCTTTATGCCTTTCAATACTTCCATCAGACTTGTATTTTATTCTAAACACCCATTTATAGCCTATATGTGACTTTCTAGGTGGTAGATCAACTAAGGTCCAAGTATGATTTCTCTCTAAAATAGCAATTTCATTAGCCATAGCTTCTTTCCAAACGTCATATTTCACAGCTTTATTACAAGTTTTAGGTTCAAAATGAGTGGTGATAGATAAGATAAATGCACGATGAGATGAAGATAAATGATCATAGGAAATAACAGAGGAAAGAGGATAAGGATTACCTGTGGAAGCATGATTGACAACTAATGTACCAGGAAGGTTACAATGGTAGTCGTGGAGATAAATTGGTAATTTTCTATTTCAGGTGGAAGTTTTTCATATGGAAGTAGATTTTGAATGTGATATAGAAGTAGGAAATAAAGGGTTGGAGAATGAAGGAAATGTGCCAATAGCAGAATAGTCTATATGAGAATAGTCCATATGATAATTGTGATTAATTTGTGGAACAGAAGAAGAAATAGATTTAAGATGAAAAGGAAAGACAAACTCATGAAATCGAACATGTCgagactgtaacaccctcataccaagtagtctatacattctactgttctggtgactcgtgtctgtccgaacagttaggatgtctagaactatatctgtgtcatctaaaaaagtcataaataaaaattaattgaaatcacatgaaggtgaaatggaaacaAGGAAAACAAAGCAtgatcggttaaatgagccgaggtcccagcgatgggtgactgaaccggaaagtgactgcgagttcagttgctaccctaatttcgtgtgggactctatgacaccccaggcctagggataattgtaAAACTAATagtaatgtgaaaatcacagaaaagaatagagaacaaattcaaataattgaatcagagttcaggaagtaacctagtactattagaaaaattgatcagaccgaaaaggggcaatttggtcaattcactcttaaaggtgactcttggcctaaatgtccattaaaatgtagaaaattaaaattttgaaaaaaagaattaaaaacataaagaagtgtatggaagaaaagaaaaagaaaatagaaattcaaatttttaagggaattatgacataagcGTGAGGTAAGCatgatctaattaatttataattttaatttatgaagatttgggaataattatatatatatatataaagacaaaattaaaaagaaaaaaatcacttTCTTCCTCCCCATGTCCAGCCGTCCCTCTCTCTCACCATTTCTCTTAAAAATCCTCCATTGATGAATATTTGAAGCtcataaaaccctaaattttcttcataattccCATAATTCCCAACACCAAATCTTGATATTAGACATTGGTTAAGAATTTAGaagcaaagaaaggaagaaaaagtgaagagatTGAAGGTAGGAAAAGCTTCATCAAAGGTACGTCTCCCTCTCCTAACTTAAATTAGTTTATACTCATGAAAATGATGTTAAGCAAGtagaaatttaatgaaaaatgaaagaaatattgTGTTGAGGGAAAAAGGGAAATTCGGCCAACTTGATGGGGATTAGGGTTTGATGGAATTGAACATGCAATTGAGCTTAAATGCATCATTATATTGATTTATAAGTTTAGAATGACATGAATTGAATTAGTTGTAAGAGATGGAGAAGATAGCCAATTAGGGTTTTGAAACAATTTGGGGAAATTGTGCTATGATGCTAAATTAATGTTGTTAAGGTCAAATGTTGACCAATTGATGAGCTTTGATTGTGAATTGAAGTAGTGATTGAGATGGATTAATGAGataggaaatgtgtttgatgtgCTGGATTACTAGACTAATGAGTACAACAaggttaaatggccataagtagagttgggttactctaattggtgtgaggctaattggagatgaaattagggtcataatgccacatttttcatggagaaaccttgcccaaaaactgaccccaagttggtctaaaattggCTTAAATTCGGAATTGGTGTTCTTATTCTGGAcataattgaccaaatgaacaatacatgttaaaatggccataactcactctagaaatgtcagaatgacctgattcttgaaccattggaaagggtatatataggagcacatttttcatgatgATCATGAGCCCAAAATCTGACTCTAACCAAGCCAAATTGCTAGAACAAATTAGGTCAACCAATCTACTGGAACCAGACTTGACCCAAAAATTCTGGACTTGGACCTATCCGACCGgtcttggcaaaaatgccataacttggttcaCAAGACTACAAATACAATGAAACTaaagtcaaaatttttataagacctagaactacaattttggtgttttgaccaaaatctaGAACCTAATGGAATTGGGGCAAATTGCTAGGACAAGTTAACAATTCAAATCCTGGAAATGAGCTAAATAGCTATTAACCTCAGAATAGTAtttaagtcatatctcccactagaaaactctaaatagagtaattcaaattggaaaatgaaattaaaacatAGAATGACAAATTTTATATAGAACACCTCATTAgattatgactagaactaggtCAAAATTGAGTTCAAAAGTCAAGAAATAAAACTATCCAGAACCCAACTTTATGAGACTTCATAAGTAATTTAAGTATACATAATTCAATTattggattaattattagaaatgatgtggatggatattgaaacactttaattacgtgtttcagttggaaaggagccTTTCAAGGAATGAGGAAGAGTGGATTGAGTCAAGTCAAGTaaaaaaggtttgtgcacaataaccatttcctttttatttttcaaatcgaATTTTGTTTTGAATGAGTTGTGGGAATGGTTTATGGCTTTTATAGCATTGAAAACCTTAATTCAGAAATTATGTGTTATTAACCCATTTTGGGTAATTGTTTTGAATGGGATATGATTATGTGTTGACAAATGCAATTGATGATTGAAAAATTGTTACTAtgctttgaaaccacagttgacataactatgtgttttgtattcctcattagcttgtctagtgggacgaattggatttatattccctctctggctgaagtgttgaggtgtgtactaGTTGATCACGaattaaatgagtactcatatatatgtGCTAGCTCGCCTTTGCATTCCCCATTAGtctttggttattgggatgaattggataatCATGTCATGATCTAAACTATATGACTTTTCAAAAATTATTGTTTTATGATTAATGGAATAAAATTTGCATTGATTAAGTGATTCTCTGACTTTAGAAATAAAGTatgattttatatgtgttaatttttttaaagttgtgcatcactgagtctttggctcaacgatagcttatttatgttgtcgcaggtaaagaggcagataaagcagcagagtagactGCTTGTGATGAGGAGTGATCATTATTTTGGAGTCGTTAccgggtatatagattatactcttgtaaattttcttttaatgtat harbors:
- the LOC110646256 gene encoding WRKY transcription factor 72A, coding for MEASLEKSDIAPAEEQMVMKSNGDEEGLVLETSKEKDQLRSAKAEIDKVREENERLKQLLSKIAKDYQSLKKRFCEVVQEEEEKKSTKITPSTRENEESELVSLSLGRSSSEPKKEEEKSSNIDDGNEHNEGWNKVFSLGLDSKFELDSSVTKKNPSSEHGFDDEEPKEEEATETCRPSKMLRTTISADDEVLQQTQTKKARVSVRTRCDTPTMNDGCQWRKYGQKMAKGNPCPRAYYRCTVSPTCPVRKQVQRCPKDMSILITTYEGAHNHPLPPSATAMASTTSAALSMLQSRSSSSQPGLGTSVSAPVSISTTNGLNFTLSQNNARPQQFYFPNSSTSTSNSHPTITLDLTAPTSDSHFNRFPYASRYSPTCLNFSSSSSSTSLELNSALQTSWNPGYSTYGTLPHRQTSATSQQCLTETIAAATKVIALDPSFRSALAAAITTFVGNNEGNGIRDNPGVGEHSGLNTKMGDSLTFNTIYPSSHDGIGRAQGSLVSFPFSASKSSSGSPVNSRDYNKR
- the LOC110646247 gene encoding pentatricopeptide repeat-containing protein At2g02750, which gives rise to MAVNVTLNLPPPLIRVHHDMRLPRHITKLVADGFYKEAFSLHSQLHSSSLPPDHFTFPPLLKACAKLRSPLQGQIIHAHLTKTGFHSNLYTFTALSHMYMMLHLFQDALKVFGEMRDRNLASLNAAISGFSQNGYREKAFLMFREVGLCGFRPNSLTIASLLPACDSAEHCLQVHCWAIKLGVEKDIYVATSLVTMYSNCGEIILATEVYGEMPNRNVVSHNAFISGLLQNEVPSVALNVFKDMRKCSTVKPNSVTLVSVISACACLLHLQFGKQVHGFIKKTQASCDTMVGTALVDMYSKCGHWKWAYEVFIDLNSNKNLITWNAMITGMMLNGQSDNAVDLFKLLESERLEPDSATWNSMISGFAQLDKGIEAFNLFKKMQFSGVVPSLKSITSLLPACASLSALQHGKEIHGHAIRININTDEFMATALIDMYMKCGYSSWGRRVFDQFEIKPKDPAFWNALISGYGRNGENESVFEVFDQMLEEKVKPNSATFIAVLSGCSHTGQVHRGWQVFRMMSIDYALKPKVEHFGCMIDMLGRLGRLDEAKKLVEDMPEPPASVFTSLLGACRHHLHPELGEEMAMKLSELEPGDPTPLVTLSNIYALMGRWGDVERIRQIIEDRGLRKLPGYSSIGVT